Genomic DNA from Anaerolineae bacterium:
CCTTTCGGAGGTGACTTCCTAGAGCAGATCGCCAAGACCGATGAGCGCACGCGTAAGGCGCGCCTCAAGAGAGTCAGAGACACTCTGCGCGTCGCGGTGCCTCAGCTCGGGGACATCGAGCTCTGGCGGGATGAAAGGGGTACCCCGCACCTCCGCGGCAAGTACGAGCACTGGCGTCCGCAGGGAGCATGGCAGACCGAGGAGCAGTTCTCCGACGGCACTCTCCGGCTGATAGGGCTTCTGTGGGCGCTCATGGAGGGAGGCGGCCCCCTCTTGCTGGAAGAGCCCGAGCTTTCGCTCCATCCTGAGATCGTCCGGTTCCTGCCTCAGATGTTCGCCCGCGTCCAACGGCGATCGAGACGGCAGATCATTGTCAGTTCGCACTCGGCTGACCTACTCCGCGACGAGGGCATCGGGGTAGATGAGGTGCTTCTGTTGCACCCGGGCCTCCAGGGAACGACGATCGAGGCTGCAGGCCACTTCGAGCAGATCCTCGCCCTGTTGGAGGGGGGAGTGACTCTCGCTGAGGCGGTCATTCCCAGCACGCGGCCTGAGCGCGCTGAGCAGCTGCCGCTGTTCGGGGATCGCTAGATGGGTGGCGCCACGTCTGTGTCTGTCTCCTGTGCTGTAGAAGGAGACGTGGATGAGGCGGTCGTTCGCCGTGTGCTGGAGTCCTTAGGTGCAACGGCGGGCATTGTCTACGGTAAGAGCGGCAAAGCCCAACTGCGGCAGAGGATACGTGGGTATAACAACGCAGCCCAACATGCGCTATGGCTGGTTCTGGTTGACCTCGACCATGATGCGGAGTGTGCGCCGTTGCTTCGGCAACTCTGGCTGCCCGATGCCGCGCCATGGATGTGCTTTCGGGTGGCGGTTCGTGCAGTTGAG
This window encodes:
- a CDS encoding ATP-binding protein — encoded protein: MNRIAKSTARFSQVALGNWKNFAQAEVPLQRRVFLVGPNASGKSNFLDVFRFLRDLATPGGGFQEAVRRRGGVSAIRCLSARRYSDVTVRVVVEAEESSARWGYELCFNQDKQRRPLIRKEQVIRGEEILLDRPDADDQADPERLTQTHLEQVNVNREFRDVATFFQSVRYLHVVPQLIREPDRSVGRSNDPFGGDFLEQIAKTDERTRKARLKRVRDTLRVAVPQLGDIELWRDERGTPHLRGKYEHWRPQGAWQTEEQFSDGTLRLIGLLWALMEGGGPLLLEEPELSLHPEIVRFLPQMFARVQRRSRRQIIVSSHSADLLRDEGIGVDEVLLLHPGLQGTTIEAAGHFEQILALLEGGVTLAEAVIPSTRPERAEQLPLFGDR